One genomic window of Leopardus geoffroyi isolate Oge1 chromosome C3, O.geoffroyi_Oge1_pat1.0, whole genome shotgun sequence includes the following:
- the GPR25 gene encoding probable G-protein coupled receptor 25, translating to MHPTEPRSPSPGTASWDYSGSGALEELEPCLAPDLPYGYAYIPALYLAAFVVGLLGNAFVVWLLAARPGPRRLVDTFVLHLAAADLGFVLTLPLWAAAAASGGRWPFGEGLCKLSGFALAGTRCAGALLLAGLSVDRYLAVVKLLDARPLRTPRCALAVCCGVWAVALLAGLPSLAYRGLQPLPGGGGSQCGEEPSDAFQGLSLLVLLLTCVLPLGVTLVCYCRISCRLRRPPHLGRARRNSLRIIFAVESAFVGSWLPFGTLRAVFHLARLGAVPLPCGLLLALRWGLSIATCLAFVNSCANPLIYLLLDRSFRARAWRGVCLRADRPARRGSSVSSLCRDDSSVFRSPAGSWERARPANAGSAVP from the coding sequence ATGCACCCCACCgagcccaggagccccagccccgGGACGGCGTCCTGGGACTACTCGGGGTCCGGCGCCCTGGAGGAGCTGGAGCCGTGCCTGGCCCCGGACCTGCCCTACGGCTACGCCTACATCCCCGCGCTCTACCTGGCGGCCTTCGTGGTGGGCCTGCTGGGCAACGCCTTCGTGGTGTGGCTGCTGGCCGCGCGGCCTGGCCCGCGACGCCTCGTGGACACCTTCGTGCTGCACCTGGCCGCCGCCGACCTGGGCTTCGTGCTCACGCTGCCGCtgtgggcggcggcggcggcgagcggCGGCCGCTGGCCCTTCGGCGAGGGCCTCTGCAAGCTCAGCGGCTTCGCGCTGGCCGGCACGCGCTGCGCAGGCGCGCTGCTGCTGGCGGGCCTGAGCGTGGACCGCTACCTGGCGGTGGTGAAGCTGCTCGACGCGCGGCCCCTGCGCACCCCGCGCTGCGCGCTGGCCGTCTGCTGCGGCGTGTGGGCCGTGGCGCTCCTGGCCGGCCTGCCCTCCCTGGCCTACCGGGGGCTGCAGCCCCTCCCCGGCGGCGGGGGCAGCCAGTGCGGGGAGGAGCCCTCCGACGCCTTCCAGGGCCTGAGCCTGCTGGTGCTGCTGCTCACCTGCGTGCTGCCCCTGGGCGTCACCCTGGTCTGCTACTGCCGCATCTCCTGCCGCCTGCGCCGGCCGCCGCACCTGGGCCGGGCCCGGAGGAACTCGCTGCGCATCATCTTCGCCGTCGAGAGCGCGTTCGTGGGCTCCTGGCTGCCCTTCGGCACCCTGCGGGCCGTCTTCCACCTGGCGCGCCTGGGGGCGGTGCCGCTGCCCTGCGGCCTGCTGCTGGCGCTGCGCTGGGGCCTCAGCATCGCCACCTGCCTGGCCTTCGTCAACAGCTGCGCCAACCCGCTCATCTACCTGCTGCTGGACCGTTCGTTCCGCGCCCGGGCCTGGCGCGGAGTCTGCTTGCGCGCCGACCGCCCGGCGCGCAGGGGCAGCTCCGTGTCCTCGCTCTGCAGGGACGACAGCTCAGTGTTCCGGAGTCCGGCCGGCAGCTGGGAGCGAGCCCGGCCGGCGAACGCTGGCTCGGCAGTGCCGTAG